The nucleotide sequence CCACGCTACTCTACCTCTAATTGGCTAGTACTCGCTGTCAATCTAATCAGTAAACTGTCGGAGGCAGAGAAGGGCGGGCCATGCCGAGGTAAATATTGCTAACCGACAAATTTACTTTtacaagtttactttaaatgatttgcaTTTAGGATATGCAATGAATCGGTAAGTTTAGGTAGATTGCTAGTTTGGGTAACTTCTGAAACATTGGACACAGAGAAgagtgcaacacaaataatacaccATGTTGCCAGTGAGATACAGAGCAAAAGCGTCAGTAGCATGAaagcatcatccttaaattagctgtcCTAATTGACGAGGCATCTTCTTTAAGTCACAAAGCTGTCAACAAAtgctgagaaaaatgtgtaattaaattacagttacaggAGGAGAgtgttttcctcattttttaaatatgtatcatgttactgaatatattactttttaattctttgaaatcaatatttttttatattttgtaaataaatcattatgtGGGCTTAAGtcgtgtcacagtaccaattaagcccatgctaGACCTTTTGCTAGAATTTTTCAAAATTCcaattccaaaatctacatgaactaatgaatacattttcaaatgagtgataaatcttgctttataagagaTATCCCCCTTATAAATAATGTCAGTAGGCTATCCATCATAAACACTTGAACTTAGACTTAAttggtacacttaccctaacagttgaaaacatttgttagaacatttgaaaagtaatcaaatataataagttacattactttgatttagtaattgaaatagttacattacttattatattaAGTAACTAGTAAACTAAGAAACTAGGAAATAAGTATATATTATTGTGAACAAAGTTGAtcataatcaataaaaaataacactcaaaaaacccaaacatatttCCAGAGATAAATTAAGTAACTTAAACCCCAAAAGTTGCTGATATGTGGCTTCGCGCCTATTACATTTTTGCCTTGCAAGGCAGCTGAATTTGCAAGGTCAcatgtgtaacaaaccatctgagGCCTCAGGTTAATTACTAATGTTCcatgtcctctgaaatgaatcAAATTACACACAGAATACAATGAAATGTTTCTCATCCACaatgtgttaaattaaaactcaaaaacaTGACGTGTTGTGATTCAAATCAAATTTATTCATTAGATAACACCTAAAATTCCATTAAATACACACTTATGCAGAAATGTTGTGGCATATCAGATTGTTTAGtcaaacattttgacatattgAAAGTCTCAAGTGTAGGCTAATCAAATAACTCAAAGATGATGAGATTTAAAGGGGTATAAACAACTTCTTATTGTTACATGTCATTTTTAGAAGGTTTTAGAAGAATTGCTCATCATCTAAACCAACAAATCTGTattgaatattacatttattcagtGGATACTGGGCTCCTGTATATTCTATAATGAAACAGGGAAACAAATGAAGCATCtgttctcacacacatttttgatcCAGCTAAGTGATATTGTACACTTAATCCGTACAATCATAAAGGTCTTGGTCTGGGTTTCCCCTGGGACGGTTGTGCAGGCATTAGTCCCTACTTAGGTGGGCCTCCAAATGAGCCTATGTAATGCTTGTCAAATGGGTATCCTACTTTATCCATGCTTCCAAATTCTCCTCGCTGCAAAACAGGAGCTCCGGGGTTAGGGTTGTTGATGACACCCATGAAGATTGGTACTTGAGTCTTATCATCCAAAAGGGCAAAGAGGAAGGGTTGGCTGAGGTGGAAGATAGGGTTGGATGCCCGTGAGATGACCACAGTGGTGGCTGCAGCAGCCTCTGCACCGTCCTCATTTAACTCCATGCAGGATTTATGCAGCACACTGGACACCAGTAGGGAGCCATCTGCCATGTTGGCTAAATTGGGACTAGAAAACATATCTCCAAGGCCTAACACACAAAAGAAAGTATTAGGTCAATCTTGAGATATACATTTCATCAAGTAATTAGAATTTATATctaatttgtttttcatcataGCAGATTTTTTAACCACTTACCCAATTTGGTAAAAACATCCTGTAGCTCTTGAGCATATTCCAGTTTGAATTTGGGGACTCTAACTTGAACAGCCCTTTCCTTGGGCAGGCGATTATAAAGGTCGGAGATATTCAGCTTTGCAGCAAGTGAAGACACGTTGACCTGGCCGGACAAAGGCATGACCACTAACAAGCTCATGGACTTTTGGAATGGGAAGCTCGCTACCTGCACAGGAAGGAGAAATGGTGTTGGGATAAAGATGTAACTATGTTTAACAGAGGAGCATTATAGGTTTTAATTCCAAACTGTGTGTTTGAGAAGAGGTAGATGCATTGTATATTGAGCACAGTGAAGACTGTATGATTTAAGATAACTTACCTGAGCCTCCAGTTCATgatcaataaataaactcaaGGGATGTTTAGCATCTTCCATCACCTCAACATCAACCATGTGTTTTTCATCAAGGTAGAACACACCTCTGGAGGTGAAGCGCGGGTCAAATCGAGCTTTCCATTCTCCTGTGGGAAACATTGAAATATAGTCCCAATTTTATCAAGGATCGGTCAGCTTTTATACCAAGAAAAACTCAGAAGTTATTTCATCTAGAGTCTTGGGAAATGAGTATTTCTCAGTAAACATATGCTTGAAAAGATgctgaattaaataaatattacaatattttatttacctttGAAATGGACAGCATTGATGAGCATTAGGAGCAAATTGGGTGGTAAAGCAGATAGAAATTCAGTCATCTTTCCGTTTGTTGCCTTCTCTACCCAGTCGTTTATCTGTTGCAGGCTCTCTAGAACTGTTGGTTCTGACTCATACAACCGCTGGGATTCCTGGACGAAGTCTTGTTTCGGCTTGAACCCTACAACGCATATTAAGCACAATCTCTCAGACTCTATTTTTCTTAAACCTGATGTTAAGGTCATCTTTTATAATTTGCaggaaacaagaaaatgaatgtCATTGTTATCAGGACTTGTGTAGTGTCAGCTTTTAgcatagtttaaaaaatacatttaaaagcctTATTCTGCTAGGCAGTAACCTTGTTGCAGGAAGATGCGTGTGGCAATTTGCAGGTCATTGTTTCTGAGCTTCTCTAAGACATTATGCAGAGACTCGTGGTAGCAGGCGAGAGTGTTTTCGTGAAGATGATGCATCAGCAGCTCCTCCGTCTCATTAACTGCCCCTGTAAAGAAGGGAAGTGCAATAACAGGATGAAGGCAGGGACAGTCTCCAGGTCTCCAGACTACTATAAAATAGGACAAGTTGCTGAcacaaattaatcaaatgtgGTAATGAAACATGCGTGGAAAACAAGCTTCTTAGGTGCATTGTGTCAACATGTAAAAGGTACAACACAACATGCTTACCTAGAGCAAGTTGGGAAAGCGCTAATGATATGCTGAAAGGAGATATGATGACATTTGGTTGCTCTGGCGTTGTCTCCAGATTCTTCAGCAGCTGTATGCCCAGTTTCTGTATGGAAGCAGCAATAGCTTCTCTGGACTGTGGGCTTCGGCCACCAGAAAGACAGCCCTCATCTTGCTCTTCGTCTGATGACCCCCCATTGGGCCTACTAGTGACGGTTGTTGTGAATTCAGGTGCGTCTGTGATATCTGCAGCTTCTGGTTGTGATGTACTTTCAGTTTCTACTCTCTAAaggcagagaaaaaaaggagacattttAAGCCCAATGAAAGTTTTCCTCATTTTACTTATGTCCACATCACAGCTTGACATACGAAGcacaatggaaaaacaaaaaccttcaaactttttattttggCACCTTACATTTATGGAGTGGCTGGGCATCAAAGGAATAAGGGGCACCAATGGGATTGACTCATCTTCTGCCACCTCAGCATTCTGTTAAGCACAAAGACAATATAAGatattaaaacaatatgtaCATTATATAATCTTTACCATTTACAATTACACATTTGCAATTATCTAGCATGATTCTAGTAGTGATTTAAAAGCAATATCAATGGCTTACAGTCACTCCTTGGCTGCAGAGACAGATGACCAGGAGTGTCAGACTAAGGTCCATGTCCTTACGAAGTAgctgtaaaagaaagaaattatgttgccagaaaaaaaatgtttggccCATTCACTTTTATAAAGCAATAAATATACCTTTCTTCTTCAGACCCATTCAGTATATTgtgcaatatatcaatatcacatTTTCCCCCTCCTGTTGTAGTTATAAGCTCGTataaaaatcattaaacatAACATTCTCACCTTTGTTTATAGTATCTTTGCTGTACTGTTTGCAGGTATCAAACACTTTACTTAGTCACGCACTCTTTTAAGGGAGCCCAGATCATCTGGAAATATGCCTAAAACATAGGAGACCCATGAAAGATTTTGTAGACTGCTCCTAAATTTCCACACAGAAACTGCAAAGTGTCTGCTTTCAGGATGTCTCGAAGCACATCCTAATATTCCAGATTTATTgttcaataaaacattgtttcagGCTATGTGCTCAGTGGGACTCAAAACCATTTAGACGTAGCAGTGAGTTTTGAGTGAGTATCAGTACATTGTGGTGTCTACAAATTTTCTGTATTCAAATCTGCATAAATGTCCAAATGTAAAACAAGATGACACAAATAAGTAGTTTTATGTCAAAAGTATGAACTGCTACAGTGCTACAGCCTCTATTACAGACCtgacacaaagaggaaaaatcTCTGAATTACTGAGTAATATCTACCACATTCCAATGAGtattcaaatgagtcaaatataCAATAGTGTTCCAATAGGTTTAATCAAAATATTTGATCTTAccttaaattagaaaaaaaactgctgtctAGTCCAAAAAAGGAGCGACTAAGTGACTGTGGATGGCAGAATTCCTCAGAGTAAAAGATTGGCATTTGCTCAGCAAACAGTTAAAGATCAACTTACATTGATTGGGGCCTCATTTAAGCCACTATTTGTTTGTAAATGTGGCTACCGAAGCTCATCTGGGGTTAAATATTGAAACCTAACAGGCTTAGCTATTTTGCAAGTCAGTGGGCAGGTGAAAATATCATGACACAACTAAATCTTTGACAGGAAACATGACAGCTTAATTTCAAAAGTGTGGTCAATCCAACTCTGGGTAAACAAATAATTGCAAATACTAGTTAACGCATTTGATGATGGAGGGACCAGAAAACATTTCCCAGAAACCCCTGGCTTTGATATACACCACATTAACAGAACACATGGTCTTTCAGTCTAGAAGTTGTAGTTATAATTTGTGaccaataattaaaaaataaagaaaaataaactattCAACTGGTTTGGTCACATTTCACCTCGAAGCAAAAGTGATATATTCTGGATCACATGACAGCAGCTGACAAACTCGTCTGCAAACACAAGAGGGGACTTTGTCCAACATGAGCTGCAGTGACTCAGACCAGAAGGCAAGGCCGGGAGTCCACAAGATTGAATCCAGGTGAATCATGTATTACAACTGGGACACACAAAGAACATGGAAGCAATTTTTATTAATCCAATTAATAAATAAGCATTTTCATGGACTTTTCTTCAAATGTTTAAAGACATACGGGATCAGTTGTAACCAATTTCCAATTTGCAACTACAAATGTTGAAACAAAGTTGGTCATTTCATGATTATTGAGCTTTTACTCTTTATAACTaacacaaaatatcaaaaaagtGTAGTACACTTGTCAGAGCATTTTGAGCTTAGAGCAAATAATTAGAAAAGTAGGCAAACTGTGTTTTACAACATGACAGTGATAAAATCACACAAAGGTCAGAGCTTTGATTGTTGAAAGTTTTCATGAAAACTGGGCTGGGTCTGAGGAATACAAATCTCTGTACTCTTTAAGCATTTGTATCTCACAATATGccacttttttattgttgtatacattttgttggtatttttttaacatattcatATGCCATTgcatataaatgttaaaatataaaactgctTATCTTGGCATTGACTGTTATATGTTAGCTTTTGTAGTCAGAAATTAGAAAGTAGTAAGTCTACCAACTAGCAAACCCAGTTAAAGTGGCATCTGCTTGGTCTCACTCCCAGCCCCAGTAAACTGCTGCTACAGGTTCTGACTTCTAAAGCAAGATCTTCTAAACACGGTTTAGAAAACTCCAAAGAAACTTCAAGTAATTTATTAGTGGATAAAAACATTCAGTCTTTAAAATCTGTGTGAGAATCTAAATGTTACAATTCAGGCTATTGTTGTGCAGGAGAATAAAGGCTGTGCATCAGTAATTTACTTTTGTATGCAATGTCAATTGAAGTGTCTCCACTCTGAGAAGATGCACCAAGACTGTTGACAAAACAgtgtacttttatttttcaggaTGTATAAACAATCTATTGTGAAACAACTCTTATGAAACGCGGAGTAATGctaacacaaacaaatgattTGATCTACAAATACTGCATAGTTTAATCAGTGCATTGGATACGCATGTATTCTAACGTCATGGGACATGAAAGGTGAGGTCAATGTATTTTTGGTGTTGGTATGCATCTATTTGGAAAGTGTAAACACTACATAAGAACCGTGTTTGGTTCCACCTTCCTGAGCACGTCTTCTGATTAATTCTTTTGAACAGAACTGACCTAGTCAAAAGAATAAATGACCTTGTCAAGATAAGAATTATACTATCTATACATATATAGgcaaaaatgctttaaaaaaaatcacaggatTTACTGTACATGATGAATGTCAAAAGTGGCACACTTTTCCTGTCCATCAAATTCGGTCAGTGCCAACAGCCAGAGTGGCAAGAGTCAGTAGACATGAAGCGTATACAATGCTGTACTTGTGCTGCCTCATTCAAAAAGCAATTTAGAGGGACAGAAAGCCTGCCCTATGAGTATAACTGACCTCAATCACAGGAGAACTGGTGTCTTCATGAATAAGACACTTACAAGGTCAGTGTTAACAGTGTTAAAGTGTAGCTGGGAACCACTGATTTAAGCTAATAACCGGATGGCACCGTTCTCAGAGCCGAGCAGCAGAAGCCTCTTGGTGGGCAGGACTGCCAGGCTGGTCAGAGTTCCCCTGAAGTTCTCTGAGCTCAGCTTTGTGCTGCTAACAGGGCTCAGGGAGATATCTGCCATCGAGTACACCCCGATCTTGTTAGCCACTGTTCCGCTTACAATCTCTGAACCATAAAGATCAAAGGCATGGATGGGATCAGACTGAGACTTGTACTGGCGAAGAGGCTTGTGCTCCAGATCTTTCCACACAGTGAGTGTGTAGTCAGTGGAGGAGCTGATGACCAAGTTCCCTTCAGCAGCCTGAGAAGTAAAACACAAGAAAGGAAGTCACCAACTGTTGATATCTTTAGCAAATGTATATTAGTAAAGTAATGTTATTGtaatttctttgtttctttgttctcCAGGACAGGAAACAAGCACACAACAGTAAAAAGACAGATGGACAaccaaaaaacatgtattttaaacaaGTATTTTTGAGCTGTCATCAAATGATGAATCTCCAGCAGATagcatacatttatttacaataaaacagaagGTCAATCATTTGTAAATCACTtaattaaacataataaaaacataattaaaaaaaaatttttaaagaaattattttatattatttgttatttcgAGTTAAATGTCAAATTCTTCAAAACAGCACACATATTCAGAAAATTGATCATGCTAAAGCATACAGCACAGCTTGCTTGTACTATTTCTCACTCAAATTGTCGACAGTTTCTGACTGACTCAAGGACATGGCTTGAGATTAAATATTTGCTAGGAGTATTTTTGCATCCACAAACTTGGAACCTTTAGTTGTAAGTGCTCCATTTGTTTGCTAATCTTTATTCATCttaaaattaatttcaaataagataagataatgaACAGaacttatttgtttttattttattttaaaatgacaaagctGCTGGTTGTAATTATAAGTGCAGGAATTGAGGGGAAGTCTGACTAATATGAATGTGTCAATGATAACCACTGTGCTCTTTCTAATGAGTAACCTGGGTCCATATTTGCCTAAACctgtgcttttaaaactagAGATACGATCCTTGACCTAATTTGGGGTTAAATAAAGTTTGCTCATCCTTGCGCTCTGTTGACAACAAATTTGCTGGGTACAACTTTCACCATCCTCTTTAGTGTCTGCGCCACTGCTTTTAAGGAGTAACAGGCTCTTATAATACTGATGTCATGCAACAGCTTAAGTTTTTACATACATTGTACAAaactatgattaaaaacactgattcataCGAACTATTTATTGAATGCGGAGCATCACAACAGCAGTATTCCTCTTCTGACAACAGCATTTAATAACGCCtgttttcaattcatttttatcaGGGGCAGGCAATGTGGGTTCAGCACACTTGGTGATACCCAGCAACCAGAAACAGGTCAGGCATCAGCGTAAAATTATCTAATAACCCATGTAGACAACCCAGCAAGAAGTCAGGGTCAGACATGTGCACGTAATGTGAAAAAGAGTCAACGTGAGTGACAAAAGTGACACAAGGGACAAGTGATTAAGTGGCTGACGTGCGCAGAGTGGGCGGTGATTTTCATGGTTGTGGTCATCCAAAGGTTTCCACCTTTTACCAGAAAGCCGTTTGTGATTTCCTTCTCATCAAACTTTGCTGGTTGATGCACCAAAACTTACAAAAGCAGCAATgaagaattaaataaatattctccTCCTCTGACTCTCCCATCTAGCTACTGTAAAGTTGAAACATTTAAGATAACACAGCTCAATCAGGATGAATTGCTTGGGCTACATTATGCACCAAGTAAAggctaaatatatatttttaataaacacagcatTTGTTTAGTTTGCTTTGAATGTTCCTCAGAAAGAAATGACACAGCTTATAGCCCTATTGTACTGTACCTGTACAATTGAACAAGTAATAAGGTCATATTTGTGAAACTGTCCACTGTTTCTGGCTAAATGTTTATCTGTCACAAATGAAGTTTGGCCACAGTGTAGGCAGCGTCCGCACACGTATGGGACATTGCATGAGCCAAGTCCCCCCACATGGCCCTTGTCTTGTGTACACAGCTTGACTGGTGTTCAGTGTAAATGAGTTGCACACACGTCCACCCAGTGTtgggaaacacacactgaatatgGGTACTTGGCGTAATAACGGTTTTAGTTAGTGTTGGCCTAACATTTGATTGAGGAAACAATACACAACAATACGATACATTTTCCTGTTTCATGGCCAAGCATGGCTGACATACAAAGCATATAACAAGTATTGAGTTTTCAACCactacaaacattttaaagcttgGTGCATTAGAGACACTGCACATTTTAAGTGTGGGCTGCCAAATGGCAACATTTATAATGTAAGAactatattcttttttttcttaaaacatccaaatgtctgttgttttcctttccttcctttccctttgAAGACTGTTGGGCAtctaattatcattttaaaatagccTAACCACAAATTTTCCATTATTCTAAAATAACTCACTTATTTATTGACAAATTTATTAAAACTATaaatcaaatattacattttcatcacattgtAATTAATGTATATATTGCAATTGCTTTAATTGTTCAAATATCTATTTccaaaatatactgtaataaaaaTTTTTGCACTTGTTCATTGGCTGCATTACTATGGTTGTCAACATCCATGCTTTCACAGAGCCTGTTTTACTGTCATTGgtaatttaaaaagcaataaatagtCTTGTGTAGTCATACAGACATCAGGTTAATAaatactaaacacacacacgcatgcacatgTATACCTTCATTTGGAGGATATCTCCCTCATGAGCGGGCCAGCCCCTCAGAACTAGTCCTGTGCGTGCGTCTAGCAGAACAATGAAGCCAGATGAGAAACCTGCAGCCACAGTGCGTCCTGAAGGGCTCACAGCCAGGTAGCGGATGAGCCCAGCACTTACATTGTTGTATGCCAGACGGAATTCATGCTAGGGACACACAGTAACATTTGTCACTGTCAAGTCTGAAATAACTTTTTAGTGCAGAGGTGTAAAAAGTGCAAACATTTTGTAATGTAAAGTAATAGCAATTTGTGGATGCTTTATGATGTAGGTGTCCATGGAAAGAGCTTGCTAAGTAAAATCCTTACCTGCAATCCTGGTTTGCGAGGGTCAATGAAGCGGAGAACAGAATCTGCACTGCCATACACAACACTGCAGTGTGGAGCTGGCATGGTAGTGACAGCTGTAATGGGATTCTTCCCGTCCACAGCTTCATACGAGCGGATCTGCTTACCTAAGGACAATAGAAGACAGTATATAGCACATCACAAAAGCATATTTAGGAACTTTTGCACAACACTAAGCAATTGTGAGCATTAGCACAGATGCTTCCTCACCTGTATACTGGTCCCATAGGTGCACAGTACCATCACAGCTGACTACCTCCTGTAAA is from Scomber scombrus chromosome 5, fScoSco1.1, whole genome shotgun sequence and encodes:
- the serpinf2b gene encoding serpin peptidase inhibitor, clade F (alpha-2 antiplasmin, pigment epithelium derived factor), member 2b; this translates as MDLSLTLLVICLCSQGVTNAEVAEDESIPLVPLIPLMPSHSINRVETESTSQPEAADITDAPEFTTTVTSRPNGGSSDEEQDEGCLSGGRSPQSREAIAASIQKLGIQLLKNLETTPEQPNVIISPFSISLALSQLALGAVNETEELLMHHLHENTLACYHESLHNVLEKLRNNDLQIATRIFLQQGFKPKQDFVQESQRLYESEPTVLESLQQINDWVEKATNGKMTEFLSALPPNLLLMLINAVHFKGEWKARFDPRFTSRGVFYLDEKHMVDVEVMEDAKHPLSLFIDHELEAQVASFPFQKSMSLLVVMPLSGQVNVSSLAAKLNISDLYNRLPKERAVQVRVPKFKLEYAQELQDVFTKLGLGDMFSSPNLANMADGSLLVSSVLHKSCMELNEDGAEAAAATTVVISRASNPIFHLSQPFLFALLDDKTQVPIFMGVINNPNPGAPVLQRGEFGSMDKVGYPFDKHYIGSFGGPPK